TGTCAGAGGGGCTACTTTTCAAATCTTTCCACCTTTATTTATAGCCGCAGGGATTTATTTAATATTAACATCAGTGATTGCCTACGGTGTGGGACGTTTAGAAAAGAGGTTAAAAGCCAGTGATTAAAGTACAAAATTTATATAAATCTTTTGGTGATAAAGAAGTTTTAACGAATATAAATCAGGAAGTTAACGAAGGGGAAGTCTTAGTTATTATTGGTCCATCGGGGTCCGGTAAATCGACTTTGTTACGTTGTCTCAATCTCTTAGAGGTGCCGACATCTGGAAAGATTTATTTCAAGGGAACGGAAATTACGGCTAAAGATACCAAATTAGAAGAAATCCGGCAACATATGGGGATGGTTTTTCAAAACTTTAATCTCTTCCCTCACCTAACCGTTATGGATAATATTACGTTTGGTCCCATTAATCTTAAAGGATTCACACAAGCACAAGCTGTTGAACTAGCGATGGACTTGCTACAGAAAATGGGTTTGAGTGATAAGGCGGATGTATATCCTTCGTCTTTATCCGGTGGGCAAGCTCAACGGGTGGCGATAGCTAGAGCTTTAGCGATGCAACCGGATGTCATGTTGTTTGATGAACCAACCTCGGCTTTAGATCCTGAAATGGTTTCTGAAGTTTTGGCG
This window of the Fundicoccus culcitae genome carries:
- a CDS encoding amino acid ABC transporter ATP-binding protein, which produces MIKVQNLYKSFGDKEVLTNINQEVNEGEVLVIIGPSGSGKSTLLRCLNLLEVPTSGKIYFKGTEITAKDTKLEEIRQHMGMVFQNFNLFPHLTVMDNITFGPINLKGFTQAQAVELAMDLLQKMGLSDKADVYPSSLSGGQAQRVAIARALAMQPDVMLFDEPTSALDPEMVSEVLAVMKQLALEGMTMVVVTHELGFAREVASRIVFMDAGQLVETGSPEQLLNHPQEARTIEFLSKVL